A genome region from Megalobrama amblycephala isolate DHTTF-2021 linkage group LG18, ASM1881202v1, whole genome shotgun sequence includes the following:
- the slc26a1 gene encoding sulfate anion transporter 1, with amino-acid sequence MGPLSLEVMEELNSVTVSPLKRRVRQRRRIREIIKTKLQKNLSCSGPKVKRTLTGFFPVVKWLPKYKVKEYIWGDLMSGLIIGIILIPQAIAYCLLAGLDPIYGLYTSFFANIIYFFMGTSRHVSVGIFSLMSLMVGQVVDREVYLAGFDLNEDGTKNAFGLNGTEETNTTVVNLKIMALNMECGKECYAISVATALTFLAGVYQVMMAVLRLGFVSVYLSAPMLDGFATGASCTILTVQAKYLLGLKIPRHQGYGTVVVTWINIFKNIHKTNFCDLITSAICIIVLVAGKEIQDRYKDRLKIPLPTELVVVAVATIVSHFADLNGQFSSSISGAIPTGFIPPKVPSVELMPRVAYDAIPLAVISFAFTVSLSEMFAKKNGYTVRPNQEMIAIGFCNIIPSFFHSFTTSAALAKTMVKDSTGCQTQVSSVVSALVVLLVLLFFAPFFYALQKCVLACIIIISLRGALRKFLDVPKQWRESKIEAIVWFVTMSSTALISVELGLLIGVVFSMICVVVQTQNPKASLLGQIEQTNDYEDMEEYDNLSPVPKVKIFRFQAPLFYANKDFFLKSLYKATDLEPFLEITRRRKLEKKAREKAAKKTDSVDQTNGDVSVSLISKDFDFHTIILDCSCISIIDTTGVSTFKTVLKDYKEVGINVILACCNTTVIDSLRRGSFFGAGDKDMEILSFHTIHSAVRFATGTTQPVNDSSV; translated from the exons ATGGGTCCCTTATCACTGGAAGTCATGGAGGAACTAAACTCTGTGACTGTGAGCCCACTAAAGCGCAGAGTACGACAGAGGAGAAGGATTCGTGAGATTATCAAGACCAAGTTGCAGAAAAACCTCTCCTGCTCAGGACCTAAAGTGAAGAGGACTCTAACAGGCTTCTTCCCTGTAGTTAAATGGCTTCCAAAGTACAAGGTAAAGGAATATATATGGGGAGATCTGATGTCAGGGCTCATAATTGGCATAATACTGATCCCTCAAGCCATTGCGTACTGCCTGCTGGCCGGCTTGGATCCTATATATGGCTTGTACACGTCGTTTTTTGCAAATATCATATACTTTTTCATGGGGACGTCAAGACATGTTTCTGTGGGCATCTTCAGTCTCATGAGTCTGATGGTTGGACAAGTTGTCGACCGAGAGGTCTACCTTGCAGGCTTTGATTTGAATGAAGACGGTACGAAAAATGCATTTGGGTTAAATGGCACTGAGGAAACCAACACCACTGTTGTCAACTTGAAGATCATGGCACTGAATATGGAATGTGGAAAAGAATGCTACGCCATTAGCGTTGCCACAGCTTTAACATTTCTCGCTGGAGTCTACCAG GTGATGATGGCTGTTCTCAGGCTGGGGTTTGTCTCCGTTTATCTCTCTGCTCCTATGCTCGATGGTTTTGCCACTGGGGCATCTTGCACTATCCTCACCGTCCAGGCAAAGTACCTCCTTGGCCTTAAGATCCCTCGACACCAAGGCTACGGCACAGTGGTGGTCACTTGGATCAACATCTTCAAGAACATCCACAAAACCAACTTCTGTGACTTAATAACAAGTGCCATTTGCATTATAGTGCTGGTTGCAGGAAAGGAGATCCAGGATCGCTACAAAGACCGGTTGAAGATACCACTTCCCACAGAACTGGTGGTAGTGGCAGTTGCTACGATAGTTTCCCATTTTGCTGATCTAAATGGACAGTTTAGCTCCAGTATCTCAGGTGCCATTCCAACTGGTTTCATTCCTCCAAAGGTACCCAGCGTTGAACTGATGCCCCGGGTAGCATATGATGCCATTCCATTAGCTGTCATCAGTTTTGCATTTACCGTTTCTCTATCTGAGATGTTTGCTAAAAAGAACGGCTACACGGTTAGACCCAACCAGGAAATGATAGCAATTGGGTTCTGCAATATAATTCCTTCATTTTTCCATTCTTTCACTACAAGTGCTGCCCTTGCGAAAACTATGGTGAAGGACTCAACAGGTTGCCAGACTCAGGTCTCCAGCGTAGTGAGTGCCTTAGTGGTTCTTCTAGTCCTCCTCTTCTTTGCACCATTTTTCTATGCCCTGCAGAAATGTGTCCTTGCCTGCATTATCATCATCAGTCTGCGGGGCGCCCTGCGCAAATTTCTAGACGTCCCTAAGCAATGGCGTGAGAGCAAGATTGAGGCAATTGTCTGGTTCGTGACCATGAGCTCAACTGCTTTAATTAGCGTGGAGCTTGGATTGCTGATCGGCGTGGTCTTCTCTATGATCTGTGTGGTGGTCCAGACTCAGAATCCCAAGGCTTCATTACTGGGACAAATTGAACAAACCAATGACTATGAGGACATGGAAGAATATGATAATCTTTCGCCTGTTCCTAAAGTGAAGATCTTTCGTTTTCAGGCACCTCTTTTCTACGCCAACAAagacttctttttaaaatctttatataaAGCAACTGATCTTGAGCCATTCCTTGAAATTACCCGCAGACGAAAATTGGAGAAAAAAGCTAGAGAAAAGGCAGCGAAGAAAACTGATAGCGTAGATCAAACAAATGGAGATGTAAGTGTAAGCTTGATTTCCAAAGACTTTGATTTTCATACTATCATCTTGGATTGCTCCTGCATCTCCATAATAGACACAACTGGAGTAAGTACCTTCAAAACGGTTTTAAAAGACTATAAAGAAGTCGGCATCAATGTAATTCTAGCTTGCTGCAACACAACAGTAATAGATTCTTTAAGGAGAGGCTCTTTCTTTGGGGCTGGTGACAAAGACATGGAAATACTGTCATTTCATACCATCCATAGTGCTGTTCGTTTTGCTACTGGTACGACACAACCGGTTAATGACTCATCTGTGTAA
- the rbp4l gene encoding retinol binding protein 4, like, translating into MEYYKFALLVVFLSYVERCWSASCVVDSFTVKDDFDPKRYAGKWYAQQKKDPEGLFLQDNISAEYTIDDDGTMTASSKGRVTLFGFWVVCADMAAQYSVPDPTTPGKMFMNYQGLASYLSSGGDNYWVIDTDYDNYAITYACRTLKDDGTCDDGYALVFSRNPRGLPPAIQRIVRQKQEEICMAGQFQPVLQSGAC; encoded by the exons ATGGAATACTACAAGTTTGCCCTGCTGGTGGTTTTCCTGTCCTACGTTGAGCGCTGCTGGTCTGCCTCCTGCGTTGTGGACAGTTTTACAGTCAAGGACGACTTTGACCCCAAGAGA TATGCAGGCAAATGGTAtgctcagcagaagaaagacCCAGAGGGACTCTTCCTCCAGGACAACATCTCTGCCGAATACACCATTGATGACGATGGCACCATGACTGCCTCTTCAAAGGGCCGCGTAACTCTTTTCGG ATTCTGGGTTGTGTGTGCTGACATGGCTGCCCAATACAGTGTGCCTGACCCTACCACTCCTGGCAAGATGTTCATGAACTATCAGGGCTTGGCTAGCTATCTGTCTAGCGGAG GTGACAACTACTGGGTCATTGACACCGACTACGACAACTATGCTATCACTTATGCTTGCCGCACTCTGAAGGATGATGGCACATGCGATGACGGCTATGCCCTGGTCTTCTCACGCAACCCCCGTGGCCTACCTCCTGCAATCCAGCGCATCGTCCGCCAGAAACAGGAAGAGATCTGCATGGCTGGTCAGTTCCAGCCCGTGCTGCAGTCTG GGGCTTGCTAA
- the zgc:86764 gene encoding protein regulator of cytokinesis 1, with protein sequence MSCRRSEALAFSLVTEINHAMARLVDIWDSIGIMEDQRVERMQTVKKHIDGLLHSMIMEEEALRRRIRADIITSQKQLETLSLELSVEPFKLEEDLTVLQMEKNLRCRVESLLKEKNERLRELSDLKKQDEELCVTLSSTPYYIPSGSVPSQTQLQELQEHVEKLSKEKENRVKIFSGLREDIRTLMDEMGHEPESSLERESICPDTDIFLLTHDNIKALTLLLSQLEMKKESLISARDKLKERATSLWNRLSCPEPEGEVFREAVMSTLSDDIRRWRGFVEHLEELQMAQLEEVVDKVRQELVILWDKCMFGPEQREPFSVHFCDNHYTEELLALHDTELLKTKAFYEAAQPILEDLEKWKRNWALFQEFERKAADPNRFSNRGGSLLKESKDRAKVQKLLPKLEEEMRGRVEEWEKNKGSSFLVQGQRIMDYISSQWEEHRLQKDKEKNERMTKKTETSLFKTPTKRALGATYTTPTPNKIKKTPNQLAPRTATVNSISSASSSSSSSTTFLCVPGRPQLSAKRSKTTEANSGLRVPLQEFNSDKKPIPMSYSAFTSELSKKANSDGFLNSTVKDML encoded by the exons ATGTCTTGTCGAAGAAG TGAGGCTCTGGCATTCTCTCTTGTGACTGAGATCAATCATGCGATGGCCAGGCTTGTGGACATATGGGACAGCATCGGCATCATGGAGGACCAGAGGGTGGAGCGAATGCAGACTGTGAAAAAGCATATAGAT GGGCTTTTGCATTCCATGATCATGGAGGAAGAGGCCTTAAGACGTCGCATCAGAGCTGATATCATTACCTCCCAGAAACAGTTGGAAACGCTGTCCTTGGAACTGTCAGTGGAACCGTTCAAA TTGGAGGAAGATCTTACAGTTCTCCAGATGGAGAAGAACCTGCGGTGCCGTGTTGAGTCTCTTCTGAAGGAGAAGAATGAACGTTTAAGAGAGTTGAGCGATTTGAAGAAGCAGGACGAGGAGTTGTGCGTGACCCTGTCCTCTACCCCGTACTACATTCCTTCGGGAAGTGTGCCCTCTCAAACCCAGCTGCAGGAACTCCAGGAGCATGTCGAGAAACTCAGCAAAGAAAAA GAGAACAGGGTGAAGATATTCTCTGGGCTCAGGGAGGACATCAGGACTCTAATGGACGAGATGGGACATGAACCAGAGAGCAGTCTGGAACGGGAGTCCATCTGCCCAGACACTGACATTTTTCTGCTCACACATGACAATATCAAAGCCTTGACACTGCTGCTCAGCCAG CTTGAAATGAAGAAGGAATCCTTGATTTCAGCTCGAGACAAACTCAAAGAGCGAGCTACGAGCCTGTGGAATCGTCTGAGTTGTCCTGAGCCGGAAGGCGAGGTGTTCCGAGAGGCTGTGATGAGCACTCTCTCTGATGATATCAGACGG TGGAGGGGATTTGTGGAACATCTGGAGGAATTGCAGATGGCTCAGCTGGAGGAAGTGGTTGATAAGGTCCGACAGGAGCTTGTGATTCTCTGGGACAAATGCATGTTTGGACCAGAACAGAGAGAGCCGTTCAGTGTTCACTTCTGTGATA ATCACtacacagaggaactgctggcCCTCCATGACACAGAGCTTCTGAAAACGAAGGCTTTCTATGAGGCAGCACAGCCCATACTGGAGGACCTGGAGAAATGGAAGAGGAACTGGGCTCTCTTTCAAGAGTTTGAG AGAAAGGCTGCGGATCCAAATCGCTTCAGTAACAGAGGAGGGTCTCTGCTCAAAGAGAGTAAGGACAGGGCAAAAGTGCAGAAACTGCTCCCAAAG CTGGAAGAGGAGATGAGAGGCCGTGTAGAAGAATGGGAAAAGAATAAGGGGTCTTCCTTCCTCGTGCAAGGTCAAAGGATCATGGATTATATCTCCAGCCAGTGGGAAGAGCATCGCTTGCAGAAAGATAAGGAGAAGAATGAACGG ATGACAAAGAAAACTGAAACCTCTCTGTTTAAAACTCCAACAAAGAGAGCCCTTGGAGCGACATACACCACCCCCACCCCtaacaaaattaaaaag ACGCCCAATCAGCTGGCACCTCGCACTGCAACCGTTAACAGTATCAGTAGCGCCAGCAGCAGTAGCAGCTCATCCACCACGTTTCTTTGTGTGCCAGGAAGGCCTCAACTCTCTGCCAAG